From Hydrogenimonas thermophila:
CTTTCCAATCTTTGTCGACACGTTTATTGTCTTTATAATACTTTCTAATTGTAGCATTATGGTTTTGATCTTTTTCAAGTAAAACAATATCTCTAATACCCAAGATATAACTCTCAACTGCTGTAGCAATACCAGCAGGACCTGCACCGACTATTACCATATTGTGAATATTGTCCATACTGTTTCCCCCTATTTAAAGTTTTACAATTGTAGCACCAAATCCGCCCATATGTTGTGGTGCATCTTGAAACTCTTTGACACTTGGATGCTCTTTTAAAAATGTTCTTACAGCATATGCCAATTTACCGGTTCCAATTCCGTGATAGACCAAAACCTCATCAAAGCCTGCTAAAAGTGCATCTGAAAGAAATTTATCGAGTCGCTCAATAGCCTCTTCACTGCGAAGACCGTGCAAGTCCAACTTCACTCCAGCCGTTGCCCTTGATCGCTCTAGTGTCACTTGTACCTGCTTTTTCTTAACTGGCTTAGGAGGATTGCCTGAACGCTTCAATTCACTAAGCGGTACACGCAGCTTCATACCATCAACCTCGATTGTCGCCTCTTTTGCTTTAAGAGCAATAATCACCCCGCGGTTTTTACGATATTTGACCTTATCACCTACAGCAAAGCTTTCCAGACGTTTTGGTGTCTCTATCTTTGCTTTCTTTACCGTTTTATGCGCTTCATTTAGTTTACGGTGAATTGCACGCTCATCTTTCTGTTTCAACGCTTCACGTGCCTGTTTGGTTGCTTCATTATAGATTGCTTCAAGCTCTCGTTTTTTGGCAAGCAGTTCTCGCTCCATAGAGTCATTGAGCTCTTTGAAACGACCTTTCTCTTTCTCCAGTGCCTCAATCTCTTGCTCTAACTCTTCACGTTTTTGACGCAACTCTTTTTCTAATGTACTCGAACGCTCTATTAGTTCATTAAGCCGCTCTTTATCCTCACCATACTCCACTCGTGCTTTTTGGACAATGTTTTTTGGCACACCATAACGCTCTGCCGTCTCAAAAGCATAGCTTTTACCAATAATCCCTTGCAAGAATGTATAGGTCGGCACTTGATTTTTCTCATCATATACAGCTGCTACCAGTTCAACTCTTTCATCACCCGCCATCATTGCTGCTAAACGTTTATGGTGCGTTGTAATGACAATCTTAATTTTACGCCGAATTAGCTCTTCAATCATCACTTTAAAAAGACTTGCTGCTTCATCACTGTCGGTTCCAAGCTCAATTTCATCAACTCCTACCAATACACCATTTTGCGAAAAGAGTTGAGAAAATTGTCGCATTCGTCCTGCAAATGTAGAGATATCATTCTTGACATTCTGAGGATCTTCAATGATCGCTTCAATTTGCTTAAAACTGCCTATCTTTGTCGCTTTTGCATCGCACTTCATTGGCAATAGATATTTTGCCAGCCAAGCTGAAGCAAGAATAGATTTAAGAAGCATTGTCTTACCACCGGCATTAACCCCTGTAATCATCAACACATTTTTAGAAAAATCAATTGTAACAGGCTTAGGATGAGAGAGTGCCGGATGGGCAAAATCAACCAGTTTAATCACATCACTACTATTTGGAAGGACAAATGAAAGATCACTAAACCTTGCCATCTGCATCCGTGCCTGATAGTGATCAAACCGATCGTAAGCTTTGTCAATAAAACGCCAAAACTTCAACCAACTTGCCATTGTTAGACTGATTTTTTTAGCAATTTCGTAGTAAAGCTCTTCTAATTTACTGGCAATCCCAGCCTCTTTATCTTTAAGTTTTCCTATTGATTCAGGAATCACATAGAAAAAGCCTGCCGTTGTACGCCCAATTATAGAAGCTTTCATTACGTGGTTAAAGCCACCGCGAACCAGTAATGCCTCTTCATCATTAACATAGTGAATCTGACGGTCAACCAAATAAGGACCAATCTTAGAGCTGTTTAACATTCTTGAAAGTGTTTGACGAATTGCTTCACGGTTTTGTTTGATAGCCACTTTTAGTGATGCCAACCGCTCATCAACGCTATCTTGCAAATTTCCCTTCTCATCAAACATTCTTTCAATTTCAACAATCGGCTCAGGTACTCTAATCTCAGCAAGCCAAGTACCCAGCTCATTTTCAATCTTAATGTTTTTTAGATACTGAAAATAGCGTACAATCTTAACAGCTTCAAAAATCTCATCAAGCCCAAGCACCCCCTGCTTGCTTAGACGCATCCAGCAATCATCTAAGTTTTTCACCTTTGGCGGTGCTTTAAACTCTACTGTTTCAAGTGCTTTGATAAAGCGAAAATGTAAAGATCTGTCACCTTCCATAAAGAGTGGTTTAGGGCGTGCAAGAAATCCTTCAAACTG
This genomic window contains:
- a CDS encoding endonuclease MutS2; amino-acid sequence: MSNKKEIIKQLDLVSYIEQFEGFLARPKPLFMEGDRSLHFRFIKALETVEFKAPPKVKNLDDCWMRLSKQGVLGLDEIFEAVKIVRYFQYLKNIKIENELGTWLAEIRVPEPIVEIERMFDEKGNLQDSVDERLASLKVAIKQNREAIRQTLSRMLNSSKIGPYLVDRQIHYVNDEEALLVRGGFNHVMKASIIGRTTAGFFYVIPESIGKLKDKEAGIASKLEELYYEIAKKISLTMASWLKFWRFIDKAYDRFDHYQARMQMARFSDLSFVLPNSSDVIKLVDFAHPALSHPKPVTIDFSKNVLMITGVNAGGKTMLLKSILASAWLAKYLLPMKCDAKATKIGSFKQIEAIIEDPQNVKNDISTFAGRMRQFSQLFSQNGVLVGVDEIELGTDSDEAASLFKVMIEELIRRKIKIVITTHHKRLAAMMAGDERVELVAAVYDEKNQVPTYTFLQGIIGKSYAFETAERYGVPKNIVQKARVEYGEDKERLNELIERSSTLEKELRQKREELEQEIEALEKEKGRFKELNDSMERELLAKKRELEAIYNEATKQAREALKQKDERAIHRKLNEAHKTVKKAKIETPKRLESFAVGDKVKYRKNRGVIIALKAKEATIEVDGMKLRVPLSELKRSGNPPKPVKKKQVQVTLERSRATAGVKLDLHGLRSEEAIERLDKFLSDALLAGFDEVLVYHGIGTGKLAYAVRTFLKEHPSVKEFQDAPQHMGGFGATIVKL